A genomic region of Bosea sp. 124 contains the following coding sequences:
- a CDS encoding sarcosine oxidase subunit delta has product MRITCPHCGARDAQEFSYLGDANPKRPDGLDATEAAMHDYVYQRDNPAGRHRELWYHGAGCHAWLVVTRDTRSHAIEAVEVASTVRSGAAA; this is encoded by the coding sequence ATGCGCATCACCTGCCCCCATTGCGGCGCCCGCGACGCCCAGGAATTCAGCTATCTCGGTGACGCCAATCCGAAGCGTCCCGACGGGCTCGACGCAACGGAAGCCGCCATGCACGACTATGTCTACCAGCGCGACAATCCGGCTGGGCGGCATCGCGAGCTCTGGTATCACGGCGCCGGCTGCCACGCCTGGCTGGTGGTGACGCGCGACACGCGCAGCCACGCGATCGAGGCCGTCGAGGTCGCCAGCACCGTCAGGTCAGGAGCGGCGGCATGA
- a CDS encoding sarcosine oxidase subunit alpha family protein has product MSTQPFRTPAGGLIDRTQAQTFRFDGKRFEGYAGDTLASALLANGVRLVGRSFKYHRPRGILSAGPEEPNALVELRAGARREPNTRATVAELYHGLEARSQNRWPSLAFDLLSVNGLVAPTLVAGFYYKTFMWPAAFWEKLYEPLIRRAAGLGRAAGHEDPDHYEKAFAFCDLLVIGGGPAGLSAALAAGRAGARVILCDEDFRFGGKLLAEKREIDARAASEWIADALAELAGMPDVTIMPRSTVYGVYDHGIYGVIERVADHLPVPPPHQPRQRAWRINAKRAILAAGAIERPIVFAGNDTPGVMLAGAARTYLNRYGVQPGREAVVFTTGDDGWATARDLAAAGVTVAAIVDPRPGVDTALTLLAGKIGARVLTGVVASASGGRALRSVTVRDAAGREQSIACDLLAVSNGWNPTLHLTSHQNTRPVWDAGIHAFVPDALPAGLLVAGSAAGRLTLRQALEDGARLGAEAATDCGFAPRPAPQPPKTDPEGVALSPVWRVSGGKGKAFVDFQNDVTDMDIELAAREGFKPVEHLKRYTTLGMATDQGKTSNLSGLAIMAEQTGKTIPQTGTTIFRPPYTPVAIGALAGHHRAKDFRPVRLSPTHEWSKQQGAVFVEAGQWLRAQYYPRLGESDWLTTVNREVLAVRGGVGVCDVSTLGKIDIQGADAAEFLERVYTNRWKALPVGKARYGLMLREDGFVMDDGSTSRLGETHFMMTTTTANAGKVMQHLEFCHQVLWPDLDVAMVSVSEQWAQASIAGPKARVVLQGVVDPQHDLSNDAFPYLAARTVTVGGGLPARLFRISFSGELAYELAVPADHGDAMMRALMAAGAAHGITPYGTEALGVMRIEKGHVAGNELNGQTTARDLGLSKMASSKKDYVGRLMAKRAALVEPERPIFVGFRPVNRGERLRAGAHFIAIGKAAVMENDEGYMTSVAYSPNLKHWMGLGLLKNGSARIGERIRAVDPVRNGDIEVEICHPVFLDPEGARLHG; this is encoded by the coding sequence ATGAGCACGCAACCCTTCCGCACCCCCGCCGGTGGCCTGATCGACCGGACCCAGGCCCAGACCTTCCGTTTCGACGGCAAGCGCTTCGAAGGCTATGCCGGCGACACGCTCGCCTCGGCGCTGCTCGCCAATGGCGTCAGGCTGGTCGGGCGATCGTTCAAATATCACCGCCCGCGCGGTATCCTCTCGGCCGGGCCGGAGGAACCGAATGCGCTGGTCGAACTCAGGGCCGGCGCGAGGCGCGAGCCGAACACCCGCGCGACGGTTGCCGAGCTCTATCATGGCCTCGAAGCGCGCAGCCAGAACCGCTGGCCCTCGCTCGCCTTCGACCTGCTCTCGGTCAATGGGCTGGTCGCGCCGACGCTGGTCGCCGGCTTCTACTACAAGACCTTCATGTGGCCAGCGGCATTCTGGGAAAAGCTCTACGAGCCGCTGATCCGCCGCGCCGCAGGCCTCGGCCGCGCAGCCGGGCATGAGGACCCCGACCATTACGAGAAGGCCTTCGCCTTCTGCGACCTGCTGGTGATCGGCGGCGGCCCGGCCGGGCTGTCGGCTGCGCTCGCGGCGGGCCGGGCTGGCGCCCGCGTCATCCTCTGCGACGAGGATTTCCGCTTCGGCGGCAAGCTGCTGGCCGAAAAACGCGAGATCGATGCGCGTGCCGCCAGCGAATGGATCGCGGATGCGCTGGCCGAGCTTGCCGGCATGCCCGATGTCACGATCATGCCGCGCAGCACGGTCTATGGCGTCTACGACCATGGCATCTACGGCGTGATCGAGCGCGTCGCCGACCATCTGCCGGTGCCGCCACCGCATCAGCCGCGCCAGCGCGCCTGGCGGATCAACGCGAAGCGCGCGATCCTTGCCGCCGGCGCGATCGAGCGGCCGATCGTCTTCGCCGGCAACGATACGCCCGGCGTGATGCTGGCCGGCGCGGCGCGGACCTATCTCAACCGCTATGGCGTCCAGCCCGGGCGCGAGGCCGTGGTGTTCACGACCGGCGACGATGGCTGGGCAACGGCACGCGACCTCGCGGCGGCCGGCGTAACCGTCGCCGCGATCGTCGACCCACGCCCGGGGGTCGATACCGCACTTACCCTGCTCGCAGGCAAGATCGGCGCGCGGGTGCTGACCGGCGTGGTCGCCAGTGCCTCGGGCGGCCGGGCGCTGAGATCCGTCACGGTCCGGGACGCCGCGGGGCGCGAACAGAGCATCGCCTGCGACCTGCTCGCCGTCTCGAACGGCTGGAACCCGACGCTGCACCTGACCTCGCATCAGAACACGCGGCCGGTCTGGGATGCCGGCATCCACGCCTTCGTGCCGGACGCGCTGCCGGCCGGGCTTTTGGTCGCGGGCAGTGCCGCCGGGCGACTGACGCTGCGGCAGGCGCTGGAGGATGGCGCGCGGCTCGGCGCCGAGGCCGCGACGGATTGCGGCTTTGCGCCAAGACCCGCGCCGCAGCCGCCGAAGACAGATCCGGAGGGCGTCGCGCTCTCGCCGGTCTGGCGCGTCAGCGGCGGGAAGGGCAAGGCCTTCGTCGATTTCCAGAACGACGTGACCGATATGGATATCGAACTCGCGGCGCGCGAGGGCTTCAAGCCGGTCGAGCATCTCAAGCGCTACACCACGCTCGGCATGGCGACCGACCAGGGCAAGACCTCGAACCTCAGCGGTCTCGCCATCATGGCCGAGCAGACGGGGAAGACGATCCCGCAGACCGGCACGACGATCTTCCGGCCGCCCTATACGCCGGTCGCGATCGGCGCGCTGGCGGGCCATCATCGCGCCAAGGATTTCCGACCGGTGCGGCTCAGCCCCACGCATGAATGGTCGAAGCAGCAGGGCGCCGTCTTCGTCGAGGCCGGGCAATGGCTACGGGCGCAGTATTATCCCAGGCTCGGCGAGAGCGACTGGCTGACGACAGTCAACCGCGAGGTCCTGGCGGTGCGCGGCGGCGTTGGCGTCTGCGACGTCTCGACGCTCGGCAAGATCGACATCCAAGGGGCCGATGCGGCCGAGTTCCTCGAGCGCGTCTACACCAATCGCTGGAAGGCGCTGCCAGTGGGCAAGGCCCGCTACGGGCTGATGTTGCGCGAGGACGGCTTCGTGATGGACGATGGCAGCACCTCGCGGCTCGGCGAGACGCATTTCATGATGACCACCACCACGGCCAATGCCGGCAAGGTGATGCAGCATCTCGAATTCTGCCACCAGGTGCTCTGGCCCGATCTCGACGTGGCGATGGTCTCGGTCTCCGAGCAGTGGGCGCAGGCCTCGATTGCCGGGCCGAAGGCGCGCGTGGTCCTGCAAGGCGTGGTCGATCCGCAGCATGATCTCTCGAACGACGCCTTTCCCTATCTGGCGGCGCGCACCGTCACGGTCGGCGGCGGCCTTCCGGCACGGCTGTTCCGGATCTCGTTTTCCGGCGAGCTCGCCTATGAGCTCGCCGTCCCGGCCGATCATGGCGACGCCATGATGCGGGCGCTGATGGCGGCCGGGGCAGCGCACGGCATCACCCCTTATGGGACCGAGGCGCTCGGCGTGATGCGGATCGAGAAGGGGCATGTCGCCGGCAACGAACTCAACGGCCAGACCACGGCGCGCGATCTGGGATTAAGCAAGATGGCATCCTCCAAGAAGGACTATGTCGGCCGGCTGATGGCGAAACGCGCGGCGCTGGTGGAGCCGGAGAGGCCGATCTTCGTCGGCTTCCGCCCGGTCAACCGCGGCGAGCGGCTGCGTGCCGGGGCGCATTTCATCGCGATCGGCAAGGCGGCCGTGATGGAGAATGACGAGGGCTACATGACCTCCGTCGCCTATTCGCCGAATCTGAAGCACTGGATGGGGCTCGGCCTGCTAAAGAACGGCTCAGCCCGCATCGGCGAGCGCATCCGCGCCGTCGATCCGGTCCGCAATGGCGATATCGAGGTCGAGATTTGCCATCCGGTCTTCCTCGATCCGGAAGGAGCACGCCTCCATGGCTGA
- a CDS encoding sarcosine oxidase subunit gamma family protein, whose product MADAATPANWTPRGAWAGILQDGHLGVAGTPGVRIAARDGLGIASLIAPGTGAAALTAAVKARFGLDLPTKPAISHSATHAAVWAGPGQWLLLAENRDGFDDALQAVVGLGAVAEQSSGRAVLRLSGPKAREALAKGCMLDLHPAAFPVGMAALTSIGHIGVHLWRAEDGPEGAVFEMMVARSMAGSFWSWLSGAVAEFGCQVVATEGSTGRG is encoded by the coding sequence ATGGCTGACGCCGCGACACCAGCGAACTGGACACCCCGCGGCGCCTGGGCCGGCATCCTGCAGGACGGTCATCTCGGCGTGGCCGGCACGCCCGGCGTGCGGATCGCAGCGCGCGACGGGCTCGGTATCGCCAGCCTGATCGCGCCCGGGACCGGCGCGGCCGCACTGACCGCGGCCGTGAAAGCCCGTTTCGGGCTCGACCTGCCGACGAAGCCGGCGATTTCGCACAGCGCGACGCATGCGGCCGTGTGGGCCGGACCCGGCCAATGGCTGCTGCTGGCCGAAAACCGCGATGGTTTCGATGACGCGCTGCAGGCGGTGGTGGGTCTCGGCGCCGTCGCCGAGCAGAGTTCCGGACGCGCCGTGCTGCGCCTCTCCGGACCGAAAGCGAGAGAGGCGCTGGCCAAGGGCTGCATGCTCGATCTCCACCCGGCCGCCTTCCCGGTCGGCATGGCGGCCTTGACAAGCATCGGCCATATCGGCGTGCATCTCTGGCGGGCCGAGGATGGCCCAGAGGGCGCAGTCTTCGAGATGATGGTGGCACGCAGCATGGCCGGCAGCTTCTGGTCCTGGTTGTCCGGCGCGGTGGCGGAGTTCGGCTGCCAGGTCGTCGCGACCGAGGGTTCGACCGGACGAGGTTGA
- the purU gene encoding formyltetrahydrofolate deformylase, giving the protein MSDRSAILTLSCPDRPGIVAAVSTLLFEAGCNILDAQQFDDIETGRFFMRVVFARLDDARSHDAIAASIGDLAQRFGMAFTLRERATKKRVMLLVSKFDHCLTDLLYRWRIGELPMEVTAIVSNHGREHIASTDLGDLPFHHIPVTRQTKMEQEAEIWRLVQETKTDLVVLARYMQILSDGFSAKLLGRCINIHHSFLPGFKGAKPYHQAHERGVKLIGATAHYVTPDLDEGPIIEQDVERISHRDMPDDLVRKGRDIERRVLARAVLHHLEDRVVLNGKKTVVFPD; this is encoded by the coding sequence ATGTCCGACCGCAGCGCCATCCTGACCCTGTCCTGCCCCGATCGTCCGGGGATCGTTGCCGCCGTCTCGACGCTGCTGTTCGAGGCCGGCTGCAACATCCTCGACGCGCAGCAGTTCGACGACATCGAAACCGGCCGCTTCTTCATGCGCGTCGTCTTCGCCCGGCTCGACGACGCCCGGTCGCATGACGCCATCGCGGCCTCGATCGGCGATCTCGCCCAGCGCTTCGGAATGGCCTTCACGCTGCGCGAGCGCGCGACAAAAAAGCGCGTCATGCTGCTGGTCTCGAAATTCGACCACTGCCTGACCGACCTTCTCTATCGCTGGCGCATCGGCGAATTGCCGATGGAGGTGACGGCGATCGTCTCCAACCATGGCCGCGAGCATATCGCCTCGACCGATCTCGGCGACCTGCCGTTCCACCATATTCCGGTGACGCGGCAGACCAAGATGGAGCAGGAGGCGGAAATCTGGCGGCTGGTGCAGGAGACCAAGACCGATCTCGTCGTGCTGGCGCGCTACATGCAAATCCTGTCAGACGGCTTTTCGGCCAAGCTGCTCGGGCGCTGCATCAATATTCATCACTCCTTCCTGCCGGGGTTCAAGGGCGCCAAGCCCTATCACCAGGCCCATGAGCGCGGCGTGAAGCTGATCGGCGCCACGGCGCATTACGTCACGCCCGATCTCGACGAGGGCCCGATCATCGAACAGGACGTCGAGCGCATCTCGCATCGCGACATGCCCGACGATCTCGTGCGCAAGGGCCGCGATATCGAGCGGCGGGTACTGGCGCGCGCCGTGCTGCACCATCTCGAGGATCGCGTTGTCCTCAACGGAAAGAAAACGGTCGTCTTTCCGGATTGA
- a CDS encoding peptide ABC transporter substrate-binding protein yields MKDQELGHLIARVKEGALSRRSFIKKAAAIGLAAPFANQLLAFNGVAMAQSKYEYKPTKAGGGGPLKVLLWQAPTLLNPHFASGTKDQIASRIFFEPLAGWDKEGVLTPCLAAEIPSKANGGLSADGKEVIWKIKPGVKWHDGKPLTADDAVFTWEYAADPATAAYTTGAYKDIKVEKVDELTIKVIFPQPTPFWADAFVGVTGQILPKHHFGEYKGAKSREAPANLKPVGTGPYKFVDFKPGDILTGERNADYHIKNQPFFDTIECKGGGDAVSAARAVLQTGEYDYAWNLQVEDEVLKRMETGGRGKISAVVSGDIEFIILNTTDPWTEVDGERSSAKTKHPTLSDPKVREAINLLIDRDSVQKFIYGRGGIATASFVNEPKQFKSPKLKYEFNIDKANKILDDAGYKKGADGIREKDGKKLKYVFQTSINAPRQKTQAIIKQACQRAGIDLELKSVTASVFFSSDVANPDTYTKLYVDMEMYTTTQPQPDPERFLNQFTSWEVANKENKWLGRNVSRYTDKAADEAYQAAQKELDPAKRAALLIKVNEIFCEANVILPLLSRTRVAASLNNITHDHSGWDVDTWNIAGWYRS; encoded by the coding sequence ATGAAAGACCAGGAACTGGGCCATCTGATCGCCCGCGTGAAGGAAGGCGCCCTGTCGCGGCGCTCCTTCATCAAGAAGGCGGCGGCCATCGGCCTGGCTGCACCATTCGCCAATCAGCTTCTGGCCTTCAACGGCGTCGCGATGGCGCAGAGCAAGTATGAGTACAAGCCGACCAAGGCCGGCGGTGGCGGCCCGCTGAAGGTGCTGCTCTGGCAGGCGCCGACCCTGCTGAACCCGCATTTCGCCAGCGGCACCAAGGACCAGATCGCCTCGCGCATCTTCTTCGAGCCGCTCGCCGGCTGGGACAAGGAAGGCGTGCTCACGCCGTGCCTGGCGGCCGAGATTCCCTCCAAGGCCAATGGCGGTCTCTCCGCCGACGGCAAGGAAGTGATCTGGAAGATCAAGCCGGGCGTCAAATGGCATGACGGCAAGCCCCTCACCGCCGACGACGCCGTCTTCACCTGGGAATACGCCGCCGATCCGGCGACGGCTGCCTACACGACGGGCGCCTACAAGGACATCAAGGTCGAGAAGGTCGACGAACTCACCATCAAGGTGATCTTCCCACAGCCGACGCCGTTCTGGGCCGACGCCTTCGTCGGCGTCACCGGCCAGATCCTGCCGAAGCATCATTTCGGCGAATACAAGGGCGCCAAGTCCCGCGAAGCTCCGGCCAACCTGAAACCGGTGGGAACCGGGCCCTACAAGTTCGTCGACTTCAAGCCGGGCGACATCCTGACCGGCGAGCGCAATGCCGACTATCACATCAAGAACCAGCCCTTCTTCGACACGATCGAGTGCAAGGGCGGCGGTGACGCGGTGTCGGCAGCGCGCGCCGTGTTGCAGACCGGCGAATACGACTATGCCTGGAACCTTCAGGTCGAGGACGAAGTCCTCAAGCGCATGGAGACCGGCGGCCGCGGCAAGATCAGCGCCGTGGTGTCAGGCGACATCGAGTTCATCATCCTCAACACGACCGATCCGTGGACCGAGGTCGATGGCGAGCGCTCGAGCGCCAAGACCAAGCATCCGACGCTGTCGGATCCGAAGGTCCGCGAGGCGATCAACCTGCTGATCGACCGTGACTCGGTGCAGAAGTTCATCTACGGCCGCGGCGGCATCGCGACCGCGAGCTTCGTCAACGAGCCCAAGCAATTCAAGTCGCCGAAGTTGAAATACGAGTTCAACATCGACAAGGCGAACAAGATCCTCGACGACGCCGGCTACAAGAAGGGCGCTGACGGCATCCGCGAGAAGGACGGCAAGAAGCTGAAATACGTCTTCCAGACCTCGATCAATGCCCCGCGCCAGAAGACCCAGGCGATCATCAAGCAGGCCTGCCAGCGCGCCGGCATCGACCTTGAGCTGAAGTCGGTCACCGCCTCGGTGTTCTTCTCCTCGGACGTGGCGAACCCCGACACCTACACCAAGCTCTATGTCGACATGGAGATGTATACGACGACGCAACCGCAGCCCGATCCGGAGCGCTTCCTGAACCAGTTCACGTCCTGGGAGGTCGCCAACAAGGAGAACAAGTGGCTTGGCCGCAACGTCTCGCGCTACACCGACAAGGCCGCCGACGAAGCCTATCAGGCGGCCCAGAAGGAACTCGACCCTGCCAAGCGGGCCGCGCTGCTGATCAAGGTCAACGAGATCTTCTGCGAAGCCAATGTGATCCTGCCGCTGCTGTCGCGGACACGCGTCGCCGCGTCCCTCAACAACATCACGCATGATCACAGCGGCTGGGACGTCGATACCTGGAACATCGCTGGCTGGTATCGCAGCTAA